A stretch of the Methylacidiphilum caldifontis genome encodes the following:
- a CDS encoding ExbD/TolR family protein yields MNFRKRVGTEQIGLQLAPMIDVIMFLLSFFLLTWNLARYEADLEVKIPKAKNGEMPRRLPGEVIINITKDGQVNLNHRVVSAQELEEIIKGVIQQYPDQAIIIRADEETSYKEVIKVLDVCRGVNAWNIAFATNRPDMTSSR; encoded by the coding sequence ATGAATTTTAGGAAAAGGGTAGGAACAGAACAGATTGGCTTGCAACTGGCGCCGATGATCGATGTGATCATGTTTTTGCTTTCTTTTTTCTTGTTAACCTGGAATTTGGCGCGATACGAGGCGGATCTTGAAGTAAAAATTCCAAAGGCCAAAAATGGGGAAATGCCAAGGAGGCTACCTGGAGAAGTGATTATAAACATAACCAAAGATGGGCAAGTCAATTTGAATCATAGAGTTGTTTCGGCACAAGAACTCGAAGAAATTATAAAAGGTGTAATTCAGCAGTATCCGGATCAAGCGATTATTATCCGGGCTGATGAAGAGACTTCCTACAAGGAAGTCATAAAGGTTTTGGATGTTTGTCGGGGAGTCAATGCCTGGAATATAGCCTTTGCGACGAATCGGCCGGATATGACTTCTTCCCGTTAA
- a CDS encoding MotA/TolQ/ExbB proton channel family protein: MNLVYFIHNGFLFWAAAAEEGTTKPITVFDLLKSGGWVIYPLFFISFLVVALIFYYFISIRISAVWTKDLDRRVENALRKGEISLVSEVIKNRSEGCARLLKEVISFLSKHKDADLESVVAVAEAFGSGYSSLLNQRILYLLDAGVIAPMLGLFGTVVGILRSFGSIAAEPSPMRTLLLAGGVSQALVSTAIGLIVGIVAMFFYSFFRGRVQYLISVFEERSVIWVQEIYLLNKKYKTSPELKTVASSSFEEENNDEIKEE, from the coding sequence ATGAATTTAGTTTATTTTATACATAATGGTTTTCTTTTTTGGGCAGCGGCAGCAGAAGAAGGGACAACAAAACCAATAACCGTCTTTGACCTCCTTAAATCGGGGGGGTGGGTAATCTATCCCCTTTTTTTTATCTCTTTTCTCGTTGTGGCTTTGATTTTTTATTATTTTATTTCCATTCGTATTTCTGCTGTCTGGACAAAAGACTTGGACCGGAGAGTAGAAAATGCACTCCGGAAAGGTGAAATATCTTTGGTGTCAGAAGTCATAAAAAACAGGTCTGAAGGATGTGCCCGGCTTTTAAAAGAGGTAATTAGTTTTTTATCCAAGCACAAGGATGCAGATTTGGAGTCAGTTGTTGCTGTAGCTGAAGCTTTTGGCAGCGGTTATTCTTCATTACTCAACCAACGTATTCTTTATTTGCTCGATGCAGGAGTGATTGCACCCATGTTGGGTCTTTTTGGGACTGTGGTGGGTATATTAAGATCTTTTGGCTCGATCGCTGCCGAACCTTCCCCAATGAGGACCCTTTTGCTTGCAGGGGGGGTTTCACAAGCTTTAGTTTCAACAGCAATTGGTCTTATTGTAGGCATTGTGGCCATGTTTTTTTACTCTTTCTTTAGAGGGAGGGTCCAATATCTCATCTCTGTTTTTGAAGAAAGGTCTGTGATATGGGTTCAAGAAATTTATCTTTTGAACAAGAAATACAAAACTTCCCCCGAACTCAAAACGGTTGCTTCTTCATCTTTTGAGGAGGAAAATAACGACGAAATCAAGGAAGAATAA